A segment of the Mycobacterium intracellulare ATCC 13950 genome:
AGGCGCGCTCACTACTCGGCCGGCTGCTGACCCCGCGCCGTCTGCAGGAAAACAAGGACTACATCTGGCAATTGGCCGACCGGCAATTCGACGAGTTCATCGCCAACGGCCACTGCGAGTTCCTCAGCGAGTACGCGAAGCCGTTCGCCACCCTGGCGATCGCCGATCTGCTCGGGGTTCCCGACGAGGACCGCCCGGAGATCCGCCGCAATCTCGGGGCCGGCAACGCGCCGGGCGCCCGAGTGGGCGCGCTGGATCACGAACCGGTGGGCAGCAACCCATTGCAGTACCTCGACGACCTGTTCAGCGCCTACATCACCGACCGGCGACGGCAACCCCGCGAAGACGTGCTGACCGGCCTGGCCACCGCCACGTACCCCGACGGCTCGGTCCCGCCGCTGTTGGAGGTCGTCCGGCCGGCGACGTTCCTGTTCGCGGCCGGGCAGGAGACCGTGACCAAACTGCTCAGCTCGGCGGTGCAGGTCCTCGGCGACGACCCCGAGCTGCAAGAGCGGCTGCGTTCAGATCGAAGCTTGATCGGCACGTTCATCGAGGAGGCACTGCGCATGCAGAGCCCCACCAAGGTGGACTTCCGGCTGGCACGGAAGACCACCACCCTGGGCGGGGTGCACATCCCGGCTGGCACCGTCCTCATGCTCTGTCTGGGTGCGGCCAACCGCGATCCGCGAAAGTTCGACAATCCCAACGAGTTCCGGCCCGATCGGAAGAACGTGCGCGAGCACATCGCATTCGGTCGCGGCATTCACACGTGCGCGGGCGCGCCGCTGGCGCGGGTGGAGGGACAGATCACCATCAACCGCCTCCTGGACCGCACGCGCAAATTCAGGATCAGCGAGGCCAAGCACGGATCGCCCAGTGGCCGTCAGTACCACTACGAGCCGACGTTCCTGCTGCGCGGCCTGACGGAGTTGCACATCGACTTCATCCCGGCCGACTGACGCCCGAGACGGCGGACATCAACTCTCCCAAACGGGCCAGGGCGGTGGTGTATTCGTGTTCGGGCGGTGTCCCGTACCCGATGATGATTCCGTCTCTGCGGCGGCCCGTGCCGTGCCAGAACCGGGTCAGCCCGGTGAGGGCGATGTCGCGTCCGCGCGCCGCGCTCAACACCTCGGCCTCCGAAATGCCCTCGGGCAGCCCGACAACGGCGTGCAGGCCGGCCGAGATGCCCAACACCGGCATCCCGGGGGCGCAGCGGCCGAGGGTAACGACGAGGGCGTCGCGGCGGTTGCGGTAACGCCGCCGCATCCGCCGGATGTGCCGGTCGAGCGCTCCGGATTCGATCAACTCCGCGAATGTCAGCTGCGCGAGCACGTCGGTTCCGCGATCGGCGCGGCGCTTGGCTTCGACCACCCCGTCGACCAACGCGGCGGGTAACGCGAGCCAGCCGAGGCGGAGGCCGGGCGCCAGGCTCTTGCTGGCGCTGCCGGCGTAGACGACGTGTTCGGGCGCCAGGCCCTGCAGCGCGCCCACGGGGTGCCGGTCGTAACGAAATTCCCCGTCGTAGTCGTCCTCGATCAGATACGCGCCCCGGGTCGCGGCGATGTGCGCGAACTCGGTGCGCCGGTTGGCGTCGAGCGTCGCCCCGAGCGGAGCCTGGTGTGCCGGGGTGAGCACCGCCGCGGCGACGGCCGTATTGAATCCCTCGGGCCGCGCACCCCCGTGGTCGACGTCGAGGGGCTCGACGGTGAGCCCGCTCGCCGCCACCGTCGCGCGATGGTCGGGCAGGCAGGGATTCTCGAGCGCGATCGACCGGGCTCCGCCGTTGGCCAGCGCCTCGCACACCAGGCGGAGCCCCTGGGTGAACCCGCTGCAGACGACGATGTGCTCGCCGGTGGTGAGCACCCCCCGCACTCGACCCAGGTAGTTGGCCAGCGCCGCGCGCAAGCGTGGTGACCCGCGCGGGTCCGCCGGCCCCAGTTCGGCGTGGGGGGTGGCCTCGAGGACTCGGCGCAACGCGCGTAACCATTCGGCGCGCGGGAACATGCTGAGGTCCGGGCGGCCGAGGCGAAAATCGGCCGCGTAGCGCTGGGTAACCCGCATCGATTCGATCGGTGCCTGAACGTGCGGTCCGCCCGCCACCTGGGTGGCCGCGCCTGGACGGGTCCGGAGGTATCCCTCGGCCGCCAGTTGCGTGTAGACCTCGACGACGGTGCCGCGGGCAAGCCCGAGCTGTGTGGCGAGGGCACGCGAGGACGGCAGCGCCTCGCCCGCGGCGAGGCGTCCACCCCGGATGGCTTGTCGCAGAGCGGCTTCGAGCGCCGCACGCCGGCCCCGACCCGGGGGAAGTTCGAGGTGCAGGTCCACTCCGGTATCGCGACTGGTCCACGAATTCGGCATCGAATTGGACCTTACCGATGGGCCGGTGGGGTGGATAGCGTCAACACCGGGTGTTTGGTGCAAAGGGGAGACGATGGTTGATGTGGGCGCTCGGCGCCTCGATCGCGCGGCGAGTTGGACCGCCGAAGTCAATGCGTTTCAACGCGCTGCGGAAACGCTGCGGCCACCGGGGCGGCGGCTCGTGGAGGACACGTACTCCCGACATTTCGTCAAACACCCCGCATTGCGCGCCATGTTGGTTCATCGGTGCGCCGCCGACGCCGCTCTTCGGATATTTGACCACCTGTGGGGAGGCCTGCACGCCCACATCGCGCTTCGGGTGCGCTACGTCGACGACGCATGTGAGGCTGCGATCGCCGCGGGGATCGGCCAACTCGTGCTGCTGGGCGCGGGCTTCGACACCACCAGCCTTCGCCGCGCGGGGACCCCGGTGACGATCTTCGAGGTCGACGCGCCAACCACTCAAGCGCACAAGCGCCCGGTCGTCGAGCGGCTGTTGGCGCCGCGGCACAGCTGCCGAATCCATTGGGTCGCCTGCGATTTGGAACGGGACGCGCTGCGCGAAGCACTACTGGCCGCCGGCTTCGACCCCAACCAGCCCGCCCTCGTGGTGTGGCTCGGCGTCACTCCCTACCTGACCCGCGGCGCCATCGACGCGACCCTCGCCGACCTCGCCGGCCTCTGCACCCCGGGGAGTCGCCTCGTCCTGGACCACATCGCCGCGGGCGTCGTCACCGCCGACACCCCGTGGAAGAGCGCGGGCCGGATCACCCGGATGGTGGCCCGGCGCGGCGAACCGTATCGCAGCGACTTCACCGAGGCCGACCTGACCGCCACATTGGCAGCGCACGGATTCGAGCTGCGCGACCACGCGACCGTGCCCGCGCTGTTGCGCCGCTACGACCCGTCGCGCGCAAGCCGGCTCGCGGACGACGACTGGCTCGCCGTCGCGACGGCAGAACGCGAATGAGGCGCGCCCCGAGGGCCAGATAACCCGACGCGGACCGATCAACCGGGACAATGGCCCAATGCGTCGCGCAGGGGTGCTCAGGCTGGCCGCTTTCGCACTCATCCTGGGGTGCGGCCAGGCCTGGGGCACCCCTCGCGCCTCGGCGGGCCCCGACGTGCCGCCGGTCAGCGACGCCGCGCGGGCGGCCGGCTTCGTCGACGTCCGCACCGTCGTTCCCGACGCCGTGCTCGATCTGCGCTACGCGACGACCAACAACTTCACCCACACGCAGCTGTATCCGTCCGACGCCAGATGCCTTGTGCACCAATCGATGGCCCCCGGGCTCGCCGCCGCGGCCGGCGCGCTGCGACCGCAGGGCCACCTCCTGGTCTTCTGGGACTGCTATCGGCCGCATGACGTCCAGGTCAAGATGTTCAGCCTGGTCCCCAACCCCGCCTGGGTGGCACGACCTGGCCAATATGCGCGCAGCCATGAGTCGGGACGCTCGGTCGACGTGACGTTCACGACGCCGCAACAGCCCTGCACGTCGGGACTACACGCGGGTGGGCTGTGCCTGGCCGACATGGGCACCGACTTCGACGACTTCACCTCTCGGGCAACGGCGTTCAACACGCAGGGCATCAGCGCCGACGCGACGGCGAATCGGGCCGCGCTGCGCAACGCCATGAACTATGGCGGCCTGAAGGTGTATTCGGGCGAATGGTGGCATTTCGACGGTCCGGGCGCGGGTCTCGACCTCCCGATTCTCAACGTCCCCGTCGACTAGCGGTCTCATATACCGAGACACTTGTTTCATCATGTGGCTGATCGCCGTAGGCTGGCGAGATGAACGACCGGGCCAGTTACACGCACGGCCACCACGAGTCGGTGCTGCGCAGCCACCGCCGCCGCACCGCCGAAGACTCGGCGGCCTACCTGCTGCCCCACCTGAAACCGGGCCAGTCGGTGCTGGACGTCGGCTGCGGTCCCGGCACCATCACCGCTGACCTCGCCGCGCGCGTCGCACCCGGACCCGTCACCGCCGTCGACCAAGTCGCCGACGTCCTGGGCGTGGCCCGCACCGAAGCCCGACAACGCAACCTGTCCAACGTCTCTTTCGGCACCGCCGACGTGCACGACCTCGACTTTGCCGACGGCACATTCGATGTCGTCCACGCCCATCAGGTGCTACAGCACGTCGCCGACCCGGTGCGCGCCCTGCGTGAGATGCGGCGAGTGTGCGCGCCGGGCGGCATCGTGGCGGTCCGCGACGCCGACTATGCGGGGTTCATCTGGTACCCGCAGCTACCCGCCCTCGAGTTGTGGCGCGAGCTCTACCAACGCGTCGCCCGCGCCAACCGGGGCGAGCCGGACGCGGGCCGGCGGCTGCTGTCCTGGGCACAGCAGGCGGGATTCGACGACATCACGCCCACCGGCAGCCTGTGGTGCTACGCCACACCCGAGACGCGCGAATGGTGGGGCGGCATGTGGGCCGAGCGGATCCTTCATTCGACCGTGGCCAGTGACCTGGTGACCCTTGAGCTGGCCACCCCGGCGCAGCTCGAGGAGATCTCCGCCGCCTGGCGAGAATGGGCCGGCGCGGAAGACGGCTGGATTGCCATCCCGCACGGCGAAATCCTCTGCCGTGCTTAGGTATTCAGTCCAGGAATAGGTCCGGGATCGGCTGCTCGCCGCCGCCGTATCGGGACAGATCCGCGACCCCGGCCGATCGCAGCACCTCGGCGTCGATGTGGCACTGGCCCGTGGCTTCCCGGGCGGGTCGAGAGACGATCTCGACGGCGGCGTCGCCCATGATCTCCGGGCTGCGCGACGACGCGGCCAGCCGGTCGCCATCGGCCATGTTGGTGACCGCCGCGGTGGCGATGTAGGTCTCCGGCCAAAGGCAGTTCACGCCGATCCCGTCGTCCGCGAACTCGGCCGCCCAGCCCAGCGACAGCAGCGTCATCCCGTACTTGGACAGCGTGTAGGCCGGGTGGGCGCCCAGCCAGCGGGGGTTCATGTTGAGCGGTGGCGAGATGGTCAGCACGTGCGGGTTGGCCGACTTCTGGAGGTGGGGCACGCACGCCTTGGTCAGCAGGAACGTGCCGCGCAGGTTGATCTCCTGCATGAGGTCGTATTTCTTGGCCGACAGCACGGCCGTCGGGTCGGTGGCGATGGCGCTGGCGTTGTTGACGCAGATGTCGATGCCGCCGAACCGCTGCACGGCCGCGTCGACCACGCGCTGCACGTCCTCTTCGCGGCGCACGTCGCCCACGACGGCCAGCGCCTTGCCGCCGGCGGACTCGACGTCGGCCGCCGCGGTGTGCACCGTCCCGGGCAGGCGCGGATGGGGTGTGTCGGTCTTGGCCAGCAGCACCACGTTGGCGCCCTGCCTGGCGGCGGCGATGCCAATCGCGAGTCCGATCCCGCGGCTCCCGCCGGAGATCACCACCGTGCGATCGGTGAGCAC
Coding sequences within it:
- a CDS encoding SDR family oxidoreductase, with the translated sequence MADNVLTDRTVVISGGSRGIGLAIGIAAARQGANVVLLAKTDTPHPRLPGTVHTAAADVESAGGKALAVVGDVRREEDVQRVVDAAVQRFGGIDICVNNASAIATDPTAVLSAKKYDLMQEINLRGTFLLTKACVPHLQKSANPHVLTISPPLNMNPRWLGAHPAYTLSKYGMTLLSLGWAAEFADDGIGVNCLWPETYIATAAVTNMADGDRLAASSRSPEIMGDAAVEIVSRPAREATGQCHIDAEVLRSAGVADLSRYGGGEQPIPDLFLD
- a CDS encoding class I SAM-dependent methyltransferase, giving the protein MGARRLDRAASWTAEVNAFQRAAETLRPPGRRLVEDTYSRHFVKHPALRAMLVHRCAADAALRIFDHLWGGLHAHIALRVRYVDDACEAAIAAGIGQLVLLGAGFDTTSLRRAGTPVTIFEVDAPTTQAHKRPVVERLLAPRHSCRIHWVACDLERDALREALLAAGFDPNQPALVVWLGVTPYLTRGAIDATLADLAGLCTPGSRLVLDHIAAGVVTADTPWKSAGRITRMVARRGEPYRSDFTEADLTATLAAHGFELRDHATVPALLRRYDPSRASRLADDDWLAVATAERE
- a CDS encoding cytochrome P450, with the protein product MTDLANVDYFTDADVAQDPYDYWDYLRNQGPVFREPHYGVVAVTGYQEVQAAFKDVDSFSAVNAIGGPFPPLPFTPEGDDISEQIEAHRHEFPIFEHMVVMDPPEHDKARSLLGRLLTPRRLQENKDYIWQLADRQFDEFIANGHCEFLSEYAKPFATLAIADLLGVPDEDRPEIRRNLGAGNAPGARVGALDHEPVGSNPLQYLDDLFSAYITDRRRQPREDVLTGLATATYPDGSVPPLLEVVRPATFLFAAGQETVTKLLSSAVQVLGDDPELQERLRSDRSLIGTFIEEALRMQSPTKVDFRLARKTTTLGGVHIPAGTVLMLCLGAANRDPRKFDNPNEFRPDRKNVREHIAFGRGIHTCAGAPLARVEGQITINRLLDRTRKFRISEAKHGSPSGRQYHYEPTFLLRGLTELHIDFIPAD
- a CDS encoding M15 family metallopeptidase, translating into MRRAGVLRLAAFALILGCGQAWGTPRASAGPDVPPVSDAARAAGFVDVRTVVPDAVLDLRYATTNNFTHTQLYPSDARCLVHQSMAPGLAAAAGALRPQGHLLVFWDCYRPHDVQVKMFSLVPNPAWVARPGQYARSHESGRSVDVTFTTPQQPCTSGLHAGGLCLADMGTDFDDFTSRATAFNTQGISADATANRAALRNAMNYGGLKVYSGEWWHFDGPGAGLDLPILNVPVD
- the pdxR gene encoding MocR-like pyridoxine biosynthesis transcription factor PdxR, encoding MDLHLELPPGRGRRAALEAALRQAIRGGRLAAGEALPSSRALATQLGLARGTVVEVYTQLAAEGYLRTRPGAATQVAGGPHVQAPIESMRVTQRYAADFRLGRPDLSMFPRAEWLRALRRVLEATPHAELGPADPRGSPRLRAALANYLGRVRGVLTTGEHIVVCSGFTQGLRLVCEALANGGARSIALENPCLPDHRATVAASGLTVEPLDVDHGGARPEGFNTAVAAAVLTPAHQAPLGATLDANRRTEFAHIAATRGAYLIEDDYDGEFRYDRHPVGALQGLAPEHVVYAGSASKSLAPGLRLGWLALPAALVDGVVEAKRRADRGTDVLAQLTFAELIESGALDRHIRRMRRRYRNRRDALVVTLGRCAPGMPVLGISAGLHAVVGLPEGISEAEVLSAARGRDIALTGLTRFWHGTGRRRDGIIIGYGTPPEHEYTTALARLGELMSAVSGVSRPG
- a CDS encoding methyltransferase domain-containing protein, whose translation is MNDRASYTHGHHESVLRSHRRRTAEDSAAYLLPHLKPGQSVLDVGCGPGTITADLAARVAPGPVTAVDQVADVLGVARTEARQRNLSNVSFGTADVHDLDFADGTFDVVHAHQVLQHVADPVRALREMRRVCAPGGIVAVRDADYAGFIWYPQLPALELWRELYQRVARANRGEPDAGRRLLSWAQQAGFDDITPTGSLWCYATPETREWWGGMWAERILHSTVASDLVTLELATPAQLEEISAAWREWAGAEDGWIAIPHGEILCRA